The proteins below come from a single Chryseobacterium capnotolerans genomic window:
- a CDS encoding CvfB family protein, translating into MQLGKTQTLQISEKLNSGWILIDEESGEKAFLPKIFIREEQEVGEYVEVFVYQDDDKLKATTEIPLAEVGEFAVMSCVQSLPSGAFMDWGIIKDLFIPYKQQKTKIVEGKRYLVYLYVDEDMELITGTTKFKRNPQYEDLPFKKGDKVDLIMMNESELGWNVVINKQYIGLIYTSDVFKKLYPLSEEKGYIKAIREDGKIDVSLQPEGFENIDEFKQKILDKLEENYGLLYVSDKSSPEEIKEELQMSKKNFKKAIGGLYKDKIIDISDDKIKLL; encoded by the coding sequence ATGCAACTCGGAAAAACTCAAACTTTACAAATTTCAGAAAAACTCAATTCAGGATGGATCTTAATAGATGAAGAATCCGGTGAAAAAGCTTTTCTTCCCAAAATCTTCATTCGTGAAGAGCAGGAAGTAGGAGAATATGTTGAGGTTTTTGTATACCAGGACGATGATAAATTAAAAGCGACTACTGAAATTCCATTGGCAGAAGTGGGAGAATTTGCAGTAATGAGCTGTGTACAAAGTCTGCCAAGTGGTGCTTTTATGGATTGGGGAATCATTAAAGATTTGTTTATTCCTTATAAACAGCAGAAAACCAAAATTGTTGAAGGCAAAAGATACCTTGTTTATCTTTATGTAGATGAGGATATGGAGCTGATTACAGGAACTACGAAATTTAAGAGAAATCCACAATATGAAGATCTTCCATTCAAAAAGGGAGATAAGGTAGATCTTATCATGATGAATGAAAGTGAATTGGGCTGGAATGTTGTCATTAATAAGCAATATATTGGTTTGATATACACTTCTGATGTCTTCAAAAAGTTATATCCATTATCAGAAGAAAAAGGGTATATCAAAGCGATTCGTGAAGATGGGAAAATTGATGTTTCCTTACAGCCGGAAGGATTTGAAAACATTGATGAATTCAAACAAAAGATTTTAGATAAACTAGAAGAAAATTACGGACTGCTGTATGTGTCAGATAAATCTTCTCCTGAAGAGATCAAGGAAGAGCTTCAGATGAGTAAAAAGAATTTTAAGAAAGCCATCGGAGGATTGTATAAAGATAAGATTATCGATATCTCGGACGACAAAATTAAATTATTATAG